ttttacttttttcgatCCTGCATACGCATATTCTTCACCGTGTActtttttcaccagaaaaactgaattcatTACTGTCATATGTAACTTGACACTAGTTCTATCTGTCTCAATTAAGcctataattatgaaaaaaattatacatattaaTAAGTAGCAATTACGCAATACGCgtcaataaaaatgaagcatACCGGCATCCACAAAATAATCAACCATCTTATCAGCTAATTCTTGAAGTAATCCTTCGTCAGAGGGATCTTCTACTTTTGCATAAAGCACCTTAACCTCACTTGGATCGTCGTTCATCAGCTGGAGTCCGCGGACTCGTACTTGTAAAGCacgccccccaaaaaggggcctaaaattccaatcaaataaAAGGaatcgtgaaaaatcaaaaataaatttaaaacttaCTTTATTATGTCTTCTTTGCTCGAGATCATAGTGTTAACTGCTATATCTCTTTCTTTGTCATCAGTTAACAGTATCATTCCAAGAGTTAAATGCAATTTGCCCGGATTTTGAAACAGGTCTTCACAAATACCAGCACATTTTCCACAAGTATCCAATACTTCTTCCTGAACACAATCGTTATTCCACATCATTTCAAGAAATTGCAAAACTAACGTTTAATGAACGCGAATTATTActttaaaacgttgaaaatttttcacaatttcagcaTTCATCATTGGTATAGAAAGGAAGTGAGTATGAGGTATCTTAGCTCGTGCAGTAGTCAGCAGAATCTTGATTCTTCGATAGGCAGCTAACACTCCTACTCGTGATTTACCTTTGATTTCTACAAAGAATTACATATAACATCGAGATAAATTCTCAGATTgatgaaatgaatcaaaaatgtaCTAAACTACTTGCCAACTTTTCCTTTTTCATGTTTCTTGGGGACGTCTATACAAGTTTTAGTTTCTAATTCTAAACGTTGTCTGGTTCCTCCTTTGAGACCGATAATGATGGAGTGAAATTCTCTACAAAAGAAGTTAGATATACAtctaatttttcttcaagaattaaATTTATCACTACTGAAGAATTACTTGGGAACGTGTAACTGAATCAGATAATATCCATCATCTAAAAGTTCAACCTCTACGCCATATTCGTCCGCGTCGACGAGATCTCCGCCACATTCTACTTCTTTTTCCTCATCTGCAATGTTTGAATATAAAGATGGAATCCTGCTGGAGATAATGGAATCAAGTCTTACCGAATTCAATATATGGTGTAGTCTCGGCATTTTTGAGTACGTTATAGTCATCGCTGTGATTCACTCTGTATGGTATTCCGTCTATCACTTCGATGTGAGGATCAATTACATCCATTCTGAGAGTATTTATTCACGAAAATGCACAATTAATTGGTGTAATTCGAGCGACGTTTCGTTTGTTTCTtagaaaattagaattttcatgaaattctgCTGGATTGCGCGTGTTATCATTGTGTTTataaaaaacagtgttaccgaATTACCAATTCGGTGAATGACTTGTGGGGTGGTGGAGGCGGGCGGGGGTCTTggaattgaatgattttaatttcatttcatcattttagccttatttatctatttattaGGAGGTATTCTATTTAAATTTTAGTCATTGGAATTCAtcgctaggtagtaggtactcattAATCAAGTGACCAATTCGACTTTGAAAGAAATCTTGATCAATGTTTAATTCGATCTCATATAAATGCACTCAAATGCACTTATACATACATTAAAAATGTTTACTATCATTTTGAGCGAAAAATCCTTTGGGATAAtctaataaattgaaaaacatacGTAAATGTTGTTGACAATAATGTTCAAAATATTATGTAAACATGTATAATTTCTTTTCGAATTACTCAAGTATGTACATAATAATACTTATATCAaataaaaatggtattttatgGTGTGTGTACATAATCTATGAGTTTCACATTAATTAggaataaaattattataaaaatgagATCGTACAGATGGTTTCGTAATAGCCTTTTTCAGTCTCGGTATGACTACACGCTAATTGTACTTCGTTGATCTCTACAGTGCCAAAATCGTAATCCTTataaatctgaaaatgaaaaatgaaatcagacaACCAACTCTAACGTGACTATCTttgaaaaatcccacaaaaattaatatttactCATGTTCTTACCTCTAAAATTTTACTGGCATCAAAAGTATGCCATTTTACCGTTTTCGGAATCGTATCTCCGTATAATTTCTCCATGATAAAAGACGAATTCAATAGTGTCATATGCAATGTGACGTGTTCTCTTTGTTTCTTCATTAAACCTATACTTGCAaccaaatgaaaatataaattgcTTGTTAGAAAATGTAGAAAAGGGCATAGAAAAATCGACTCACCTGCTTTAACGAAATAATCTACGTAATTATCCATCAACTGTTGAAGCAAACCAGTTGAATCCTCTATTTTGGCGAAAAGGACTTTTGCTTTACTTGGATCATCATTCATAATTTCAATTCCACGAACTCGTACTGTCAGGGAACGCCCTCCAAAAAGCGGACTATACATCAATAAACAATCAGATAGTTTCATCAactacataatttaaaaattatttgaaagaaaatcggTACGTAAATACTTACTTCAATATATCCTCTTTGCTGGAAATTAATCTATCAATagctaaattattttcaacgtcGTCTGCCAACATCATTACATTAGCAGTTAAATGAAATTTGGCTGGATTTTGGAACAGATCTTCACTTATTCCAGAACAATCTTTACAAGTGTTTAATACTCCTTCCTGGAAATATTTCTTCCATTTTAATCTGAACCATGACATAAAATTATACTCTCTGATTGTAGAGTATAGGTATAGAGAAGATACATACTTTGAACAGTCGATAGTTTTCTAGAATTTCAGAATTCACCATCGATATAGAAATGAACCGATTGTAAGGATGTTTCGAACGAGCTCTAGCCACAAGTTCTTTGATTAGCTGATGAGCAATCAAAATTTCGTCTTTGTTTTTACTCCTTATTTCTAGAAAGAATTTAAAGCAGCGAAATAGATTTACTAGCGACTAAAATGACAATAATGTCGGATCACTCACCAATATCTCCGGTTTCATCGTGTCTGggaatgaaaattgaagtcCTCGTATCGGATTCAATACGCTGCTTAGTTGCTCCTCTTTTACCAATAATAATTCCCAGGAAAATGCTACGAAAGAGGCAAGTGGATCAGTAGATGTGGTATATCAAGCTTGAAATACTTTCCCCTTCAATTGATAATTTCAATATAAAGCGAATGCAACTCACCTAGGAACATGAAATGAAAGCTGATATCTTCCATTATCCAAACATTTGATACCGGCATATTTTTCTTCATGGTCCAGGGTGGTTTCATCGCCGCGATTCATTCTACCCGTAATGTCTACAAAATTTAATGACAAGTTATACATCAATGTacagaaaataatgaaacaaatttcaatgtGAATTCAGTAAATGAACAGATATTTACTAAGGCGTTCAAATTCGATATTTGGCGTTTCGTCTGCAGTTTTTTTAGCAATGCAATCATCGTTGGTCTTGATATCGTCTGGCGAATGGGCCATTTTTAAGCCTATTAAATGAACCGATCGAATTACCAAGcaataaaactaaaattacttTAAATAAAACTCAACTCGCGAAATTACATGTGAAGTTCgtgtgcagaaaaaatttttatcagtgAAACAGCTGCGTTATCACTGTTGCCACTACATCTTGTTTTCACCTGTTAAGACATGAATATGGTTGACGGGTTGACTTGAATCTTGGTTGCAACTTGCAAACGAGCTGGAGCCTCGTCttatataggtaaggtacctatgtatttgcgTTTCTCAAggactgaaaagtgaaattttttaaaatcaacttataatcaaatCAGGGCCAGGCTCTTAGAGATGATTTGAGCTTCAGCTACAGAGAAGAGAATGCTGATGAACAACACCTTTTTAATCATTAATTTACACCACAATAATTCACAATCACCTTTCTTTCATTCGAGTGAAAGAAAAGTCAAAGTGATTGTGACTCTTGCATTTCAGAGTGCAAAGGCATTCATTTGGCACTGGCGGAAAATAGGACTAGATATTATTATTAATGTAGTCGTGAGAGTGAGACGATGAgatcaaaaagtttcgattttgaatgcaataggtaatcaaaaatggacaatttcgtgcattgatttcaatttagataaaaacacaataaactacatatgtatttatattATGTAGTAATAATGCTTTCCATTCAACTTCAACACGAATGCGATACTGAATACATAAATAATGGAAATTCCTGTACTCAAATACTTACCCTGTCTATTGGATGTAGGATTAGGTAGTGTTGTATGAGAAATAGGATAGTGTACACTTGTACAGAGAGTGAGCTAGTTGGATGAGTCAGAGTAAATTCGAGGAATAAGTTGAGGAGTGAGAGAATTAAAGTAGGACACTTAAACATGAAGTTTTTATATCATGTATAATTTTAGTATATGTATCAAGCTAGACCATAAGTATGTAAGTACTGAGATAGTTGAATAGTGTACACATTGGCGAGTACAGCCTTTTGATAAAACCTGGCTATTATTTTTCATACGACAGGTAGGTACCTCTTCATTTGCATAAGTATGCATTCTAAAAAGACCAAAAACGAAAACAACAATGAGTGCTAGGATATATTTAGATATAACCtaaaataaatattacaattCCAAACCCCTTATTCTCAATTGATTTCTCTCGTAATATTAATCGTAATCTTGTCACGTTTGCAAATTATAACGATTTACAGTAAAGTATAAGTCACGTGtttccatttctgaaaattgaaaaaccaaatgaaattggtacctatacctacaaagCATACTTGAGAGTACTTAATTTTTCCATCGCAGGTTATTAGATAAGATATATCTAGTACTTATCTACCTAACAAATCTAAAAATCTTATCATttgcggggaaaaaattataaaaaattgattgttttttttttgaatacttgaCTATACCGATTTGATAtaatggtgatttcaaatttataggtaggctaggtacctataaaagtAGGTGCACATTTTTTCAGTTGTAATATTCATTACTTGCTCTTCATGTGATTCGGATTCTAGTTCAGAGGGAGtgtatttaacattttttttcaaaatgttccttaaatTGTGTAGCAAAAGTTTGCTTAAAgaagtaagtattttatcaaaaaaattttagtgtttttacttggtagaaattttttggttttttgttttgttttattcttttttttttccctTAATTCgtgtaaatacctacttttacacAAACCTACTTTAAAAATCATCGAAGAGCTATTATTCTTTATAAAAACTATTCACGTATATAGGTACTAATGTCcattatttaattcattttaaaatagataCTTTTCGTCTCCGTGGCCCTATTACCTTATTTATTGGTCGGAATTAATCGCTCATATTtagcatttttatttcatcagcTGGAAAAACAggattctttcattaaaatcgacGAGGAAGACAAATCTTGGATAGGTAGGTGAAATTAAAATCATCAGTTAATAAAGTTGCATAACTCGTATATTTACGGCGACTGTggcatttgatttttcaattttttcaaatcaaatcgttCGTTTTCATGACTTGCTTTCAGCTAGTTTCATTAGTTTACTGAGTCCGTTTGGATGTATAATATCTGGCTTATTTATGGATATATTGGGAAGGaaattattcattcaaattaTATTTGTTCCTTTTATATTATCATGGCTGCTGATcacttttgcaaaaagtgtTTCAATGATATACGCTGAGATAATGATTCAAGGCATTAGTggaggtaggtataattttcaaaaatggatttcattTTAAGGCATATTAATTTTCTCTAATCAAGCATTACAGAAATACATAAAACCAATCACCTATCCtattaatttttcaggaatgtCTTTCTGCGTGGCTACTTACATCGCTGAAATTTGCATTCCACATCACAGAGGAGCTTTACTCTCTGTTATTGAAATAATGTACAGTCTTGGAATACTGCTAtcaaacattttgatgtattatttCAAATGGAATTTAGTAGCCGCATTTTTCGTAGCTATATCAGTATTTGGATTACTGATGACTGTATTATTACCAGAATCTCCGGTTTGGTTGTATTCGAAAGGAAAACACGATAAATCGATCGCGGTATTACGCGATCTTAGGTGCAAAGAACTTCACGAATTGGACCCTGAAATACGTCAGATGGAAATATCGTGTTCCCAGACATTCAAAACCTGTTCCAAAGAAACGTTTAGAAATTGTCTCAAAGCTTGGAAACCATTCGTAATTTTATCAACGATGTTTATAATACTTCTAAGTACAGGATATCCTATTATGCTAGCTTTTACAGTAACCATCGTCGATCGTCTAAATATTCCTTATGAAAGTTCCACAATTGCTGTTTTATTCGCAGTCAGCATTTTTACCGGGAGCCTAACAACTCCTTATTTTATGCATACGTTTGGTAGGAAAATGGTATTAGCCATATCGGGTCTAGGTATGGCTGTCTCAATGGTGATCGTAGCTTTATATGAGGAATTGGCTCAAGATAATTCTTGGTCATGTATTGTACCTCTGGCCTTATTCGTGTACATTTTTGCTTGTATTATTGGTGTTTTACCAGTTGGTTTTGTAATGGGTGGAGAATTGTTTCCCTTAGAAGTACGAGGTGTTATGAATGGTTTGTATGGGGCGGCAGGATATGTATATTCGTCCGCTATGATGAAAGCTTATCCGcgtttttcatcacttttgggAATTAAATCCATTTTATGGATGTTTGCTGGGTTTAGTTTATTAGCAGCtttgtttggaattttcataCTGCCTGAAACAAAAGGGAAATCTTTGAATGAGGTACAGGAAAagtatttcaagaaaaacaaaaaaagtgacGTAGAATCCGCCTGacaaatgtgtgaaaaaaatttatcgaactTGGAGAGATAGGAACAgagaatgaaataaaatgaatagaataggtacattttgtGAACTACGCACCTACCTACGATCTAATTttgtatgaaaattaaaaaatgattgtattattttttttcatacaattctTAGTAAGCCTTATCTACCTACTTGAGTCCAGTATTAATTATTTTACCTAAGCATTTACCTATATATAACTGAATGATAATGCaatatgtatttgtattatGCCAAAGCATGACCGAATCATGAACATTTTGAATTGTTTGCAGAGTTTGTGGGTTATGTACCTGATTCTGCTATCATTATAAATGTTTGATAAGTTTATACTTGATCGAAATATACGTAATTATTGAATATTGGTGTATTAAAGTCATTTACAGGGTCCCCAATAACTTTTCCTTCGGTAATTGACACCTGTGGTCATTTCCGGACtagtaaaaaatgtaaaaatgaatgaataacaTAACAAGTAATACATAAAcaagtatatttttcaagtgtttggTTACACAAATAGAGAAAATGCCTTTGGATAGAACTAAATACtagattgaaaattataaaataaactcatcataGATAAATCATAACTGAAGAAACACACACAACGTAGATTAGAACAGAACTTATTCATTATTCACATAGTAAAGATTAAGCGGTAGATTGATTAAAGGATAAATGAGGAATAAATAACATACATTTTAGATGATTTCGCAACCACCTTTTTCACGGAATGGATTAGCTTTTTGTGAACTGAAGCCTTTCAACAAGTAATCTTCGTTTTCATGCTCTTGGATATACCTGATGAT
This region of Planococcus citri chromosome 5, ihPlaCitr1.1, whole genome shotgun sequence genomic DNA includes:
- the LOC135848338 gene encoding uncharacterized protein LOC135848338 yields the protein MAHSPDDIKTNDDCIAKKTADETPNIEFERLNITGRMNRGDETTLDHEEKYAGIKCLDNGRYQLSFHVPSIFLGIIIGKRGATKQRIESDTRTSIFIPRHDETGDIEIRSKNKDEILIAHQLIKELVARARSKHPYNRFISISMVNSEILENYRLFKEGVLNTCKDCSGISEDLFQNPAKFHLTANVMMLADDVENNLAIDRLISSKEDILNPLFGGRSLTVRVRGIEIMNDDPSKAKVLFAKIEDSTGLLQQLMDNYVDYFVKAGLMKKQREHVTLHMTLLNSSFIMEKLYGDTIPKTVKWHTFDASKILEIYKDYDFGTVEINEVQLACSHTETEKGYYETILNTLRMDVIDPHIEVIDGIPYRVNHSDDYNVLKNAETTPYIEFDEEKEVECGGDLVDADEYGVEVELLDDGYYLIQLHVPKEFHSIIIGLKGGTRQRLELETKTCIDVPKKHEKGKVEIKGKSRVGVLAAYRRIKILLTTARAKIPHTHFLSIPMMNAEIVKNFQRFKEEVLDTCGKCAGICEDLFQNPGKLHLTLGMILLTDDKERDIAVNTMISSKEDIIKPLFGGRALQVRVRGLQLMNDDPSEVKVLYAKVEDPSDEGLLQELADKMVDYFVDAGLIETDRTSVKLHMTVMNSVFLVKKVHGEEYAYAGSKKVKKWHFFDASKIMELYKDYDFGVMVIDSIHLSQRHTRTENGYYIATCKLMVY
- the Ggamma1 gene encoding guanine nucleotide-binding protein subunit gamma-1 gives rise to the protein MDMMISNLQQQRQINEQLRREAAIKRILVSQAVHDIIRYIQEHENEDYLLKGFSSQKANPFREKGGCEII
- the LOC135848339 gene encoding facilitated trehalose transporter Tret1-like, translated to MDILGRKLFIQIIFVPFILSWLLITFAKSVSMIYAEIMIQGISGGMSFCVATYIAEICIPHHRGALLSVIEIMYSLGILLSNILMYYFKWNLVAAFFVAISVFGLLMTVLLPESPVWLYSKGKHDKSIAVLRDLRCKELHELDPEIRQMEISCSQTFKTCSKETFRNCLKAWKPFVILSTMFIILLSTGYPIMLAFTVTIVDRLNIPYESSTIAVLFAVSIFTGSLTTPYFMHTFGRKMVLAISGLGMAVSMVIVALYEELAQDNSWSCIVPLALFVYIFACIIGVLPVGFVMGGELFPLEVRGVMNGLYGAAGYVYSSAMMKAYPRFSSLLGIKSILWMFAGFSLLAALFGIFILPETKGKSLNEVQEKYFKKNKKSDVESA